The following is a genomic window from uncultured Draconibacterium sp..
ATCGCTTAATATTGATGGATGGTCATTGTTAAGCCGGATCGACATCGATATTAAAGACACAACTGCTGTTGGAAGGAAGATGCCTGACGGATTTTACAGCAGCGGTAATTTCTTTTTTTACCAGGTCGAGATTGAGTTTGCGATCTATCTTTATCCAGATCTCTTTGTGATGCCAAAGTTGAATACGGCTAATCAGTGGATATTCCGGCCCCATAACAATCAGCTGTTTGTGTTTTCTCAGCTGTTGTGCCAATTGGTTGGATGCCCGGTCGACGCTTTCAACATTTTTGTGCTTTACCACAATTTTTACCAATCGGAAGAATGGCGGATATTTAAACAGCTGGCGTTCTTCAAACTGCTCTTTTAGTGTGGCCTGATAATTTTGTTCGCGAATCAATTCAATTAGCGGATGATCGGGCTGAGAGGTTTGGATAACCACTTTTCCTTGTTTGTGCTTTCGTCCGGCACGGCCAGCTACCTGCGAAATAAGCTGGTAAGCACGCTCATGTGCTCTGAAATCGGGGAAGTTTATCAGGTTATCGGCATTTAAAATTCCCACAACACTCACATGTTCAAAATCCAGTCCTTTGGTCACCATTTGTGTCCCGATCAGGATATCTGTTTTTCGGTCCTCCAGGTTTTTAACGATTTTGGCAAATGCATTTTTCGACTGCGTGGTATCCAAATCCATACGTGCAATCCGTGCATTTCGGAACAATGGTTTCAGCTCGTCCTCAATTTTTTCTGTTCCGTAACCTCGTGTTTTTAATTCGGGAGAACCACAATTCTCGCATTTATCGGGCAGTTGGTAACTAAAACCACAGTAATGACAACTTAATCTCCGTTTGTATTTGTGATAAGTGAGACTAACGTCGCAATTACGGCATTTGGGTATGTCGCCGCAGGAGAAACATTCAACGTACGGCGAATAACCACGCCGGTTCTGGAAAAGTATGATCTGCTCATTTTTCTCCAGCGCTGTTTCCATCATTTCGAAAAGCTCCGGCGTTAAAAACGAACGCATTTGTTTGCGTTTGTAGGCCCGTTTTATGTCGGCTACCATAATCTCGGGAAGTTCCATTTCCGAGTGGCGCTTCATCAGGTTTACCAGTCCGTATTTGTTTTTTAGTGCGTTGTAATACGATTCGAACGAAGGAGTTGCCGAACCCAGCAAAACTTTTGCATCGTTCTGATAGCCCAAAACTACAGCCATGTCGCGGGCGTTGTAGCGAGGTGCGGGATCAAACTGCTTAAATGAATTTTCATGTTCTTCGTCAACAATTACAATCCCCAGTTTTGAAAATGGTAAAAACACTGCCGAGCGTGCACCTAAAACCACCTGGTAACCTTCTTTGGGATTATCGTTGAATTGCAATACTTTTTCCCAAATTTCAACCCGCTCCTGGCTATTTAGTTTCGAGTGAT
Proteins encoded in this region:
- the priA gene encoding primosomal protein N'; translation: MPELFAQVILPLSLHDSFTYKVPASLENEISPGKRVIVQFGKRKLYAALVISLSDKKPEELEVKEVLEILDEHPIIFPVNFKLWQWLAQYYCCTLGDVFRAALPTGLKLESKSKLFLTGIDEPANLSPKEELIIRQLQEDVSQLSDIEHKLGTEFSYQALRSLMDKKVVYAEEKISSKYKPKTEAFIKLHSSISSEKVLQEKADSLKRAKKQQELLFHFCTVTNTFSDDQINEIPKKELLSGTAYSGALVKELVKKKILIEHLKQVSRLEEEKIEQVSINLLNKYQAKAYEEIKTTFENQQVTLIHGITASGKTEIYIHLIDEVIKTGRQALYLVPEIALTTQIVKRLKNVFGNKVGIYHSKLNSQERVEIWEKVLQFNDNPKEGYQVVLGARSAVFLPFSKLGIVIVDEEHENSFKQFDPAPRYNARDMAVVLGYQNDAKVLLGSATPSFESYYNALKNKYGLVNLMKRHSEMELPEIMVADIKRAYKRKQMRSFLTPELFEMMETALEKNEQIILFQNRRGYSPYVECFSCGDIPKCRNCDVSLTYHKYKRRLSCHYCGFSYQLPDKCENCGSPELKTRGYGTEKIEDELKPLFRNARIARMDLDTTQSKNAFAKIVKNLEDRKTDILIGTQMVTKGLDFEHVSVVGILNADNLINFPDFRAHERAYQLISQVAGRAGRKHKQGKVVIQTSQPDHPLIELIREQNYQATLKEQFEERQLFKYPPFFRLVKIVVKHKNVESVDRASNQLAQQLRKHKQLIVMGPEYPLISRIQLWHHKEIWIKIDRKLNLDLVKKEITAAVKSVRHLPSNSSCVFNIDVDPA